The window atattttttcattcCTCTCTTAtcaaactcaatttttttaaaaaaaatagtaatgcTAGATAATCTaccttaaaattaaaatacaaaatatatatgacACTAATTGGATTTCTAGAACTTGTTTTGATAATTTCCATCAACAATTTCACTACAAGATTTTCTATAATACAAGTACAAATTAATAAACAAGTTTTTTTATCATGATTACTCATTCTAATTTGTTTAAGATGTTAGGATTTGATTTGGTATCAAGCTTaataagatatatattttagatttttaaatgattaatcttttatttaatcTACTTTAAAGGTCATCCAGAGTTTATAttcctattatcatttttgcttttctttttcttattttactttaaattacATATTTACTAAAGCTataacttttttatatttctttcaagatgtttaaataaaaaacatatatcaattaaaattaaatctttataaattaatacccTTGGGaccatgaaaatttattaattaatcgaGATATTATTAATcgataattaataatttattaatttatacatcaattaataaaaaattaaattaacttattatgatattttttatttgcacCTAAGTATTTGACTCATTGATTAATACATGATCTCTTATCTAAAGAATAAGATtcaaatcctttttttttcaattaaaaaaaaggtatttttttattttttttcaaagcatTGAACTTAATATATGTATTGTGCATACTTTTCTCTTGCAATATGAGAATATTACACCAAAACTTCTTGATGCACTaagaaaaattacttttaaaaaatgcactaagaaaagttagagatgAAGTTCAATGAGACATCAATTTCAAAAGGaaacaaataacatttgaGTCATATTTTACAAAAGCGTCCTAATTGAGTCatgtatataattttaataaataagaagattattaatttatatatcaagtgggacctatgtatttttttttaaaatttattttcttataaatttagcgaattattaatttaacttGGAATCAAtctcaaatattattttatcaagattattaatttatcaagcATTAATTTATTGAGGTTATGTTGTATTTCAATTACAagataaatgtaataaaattacaattacTTGTAATTAAGAACTAattatagaaataaaattacaattacTTGTAATTAAGAACTAATTATAGAAAAAACtatcttaaatttttattaattaaatataataaaatctttattccttaattgaaaatttactttgatgtttaattaattataaagtcTAAACTACAGCAAATTAAGTTAAACAACCTATCTATCTAACTTAGCCGGTAGAGCATTTGGCTTTAAATTACATAGTTCCTATGGACTACACTTTTTTATTGCTCATTAATAGAACggttaatttgattaattgaacaaatttttacaatcaaaatcaattgaaataatccaattgattaatttattaattgaattaaccgaatcttaaaatcattttttaataaatttaattaattcattttaatCGAAAATTGCTCACCCCTGtccatatatatgtatgtatacatATGATAATAtcaatttccaaatcaatcatATTTATAGTCTTCTGATAAAAGattgtatttattttatttattcaacAATGACAAATGTCAATATCAGCAAAGGGGTCAAAAGATTCAAAACCATATATGTCACTTGTTTGTCAGATATACACAATAAGTCACTAAATGGATATTCGAAAGGTAAAACATTCATGAAATGGACAGCAATAGAGGAAACTTTTGTCTTTTGAAtagatttgttggataaatTGTTTTGTTAGTGTATATTGTGATAACTTCAAAACATTGAAACTTGAGTAGTGGacatttaataaaaacaaaaataagaagaaactTTTTAACCTACAAGAAAATTTACCATATACatagtagtgaaaaatttaagATGTATAAATACTTTACATGTGTTTCATTAAAGTATATTTGTAaaatctaattaattaattaattattaaataaatatataggaacaattataaaaatttaaaaactccATTTAGGGTATATAAATAATACTTTAATATATAACTACTTAACTACTATTTACAATTGCAAAGAGATAGATTAGTGGGCCCACCGAGTACCTTCAATTCATGCATAGCTTCCaaacagaaaacaaagaaGCCGACAAGTGTGAACACATATGTACAGGCATTAACCATTATCCAACGCAACTGATAAGAGTTTTCAGCTCCCCACGTCCCAACCCAAACCTCCTTTCCGCTCTACACTTCCCTTTGGTCAAATCCcatgaaaacaaaatccaaGGACACAAATTCCTTATggaaatggaaaggaaacatgaacaagaaaaagaacgGCAAGCAATTTCCAGTGTCGGAATTCCTCCGTGAAAGCCGCCAGAAAGTGGAGGAGAACGTATTGGGACCTGGAGGCGGTGCTGGGATTGGTTGCGGCATTGGAGTTGGGTTTGGTTTGGTTGGGGGAATTGGGTATGGAGGGTGGCCTTGGAACCATTTGAAGCTTGCGTTTGGGGTCGGGGCTGGTTGTGGGGTTGGGTTGGGGTTTGGATTTGGGCAAGGGATTGGTTATGGTTTTAGTTTAGAATCCTTGGAATCCTACATGCTGTCTGAGGACAGTTGAGATTCCAgcagaaaaatttttaattgccTAGGGAATGTGGAAATGTTGTTGGGTTATGTTTCAATTGTCTTTGAGCAATGAGCAATAATTTGATGAGGCTGTTATAGTTTCTCAACTTTACTATGCCAGGTGTTTGATATATTGCCAAAATAGCCAACGTTGCTATTTTGGCCTATGATTTCTAATATTCGTTTGTTGCTATCAGGGTTTCGTACTGTATTTTGTATCCATCTATTAATCAACTTATTTCTTCGACGAAGGGAAAAATAAGCATGTACAAGAGACTTGGCCAACAATATCTTagttaatgaaaataaaatgtcaaTTATCCGAGAATATAACGAATTTCTAGAAATGCtggtaaataaaaaaaacatcaaACATATCCAAAGTTTATTGGTCTTTAACAGCCAAAAGTAGACTTGTGTAAAATGGAAGATAAGGCAGGGCTTAAGCCTTAAGGCCCTTTGTCAGTGACGAATAGCAGACAACTTGTTAGCCTGACTCGTTCGTCAGAGAGGGAAAACTTGGCATCACAGGATAATAAATGCCTGGTGGAATACGGTGGATGGTTGGGTCATAGTAGCTCATGTAAGCTGGTTGCATCCAAGATGGATCAACATGATGAATCGGTAATGGAACATAAGGAATATTGCTACTACTAGTACTGCCATCAAACTGAGGATAGCTGATATCATTCTGCATCATCATTGGACTTTCCATGAAATTTGGTTTATGGTAAAGCATCTCAAAACTCTGGTCTTGTTGGATAGGAATAGGCTCTTGGTAAATATCAACTTCCTTTCCCCTCCCCTTGTTTAAGAATCCTTTTCCTTGACACTCAGCAGCTAACATCTTCGGCATAGGTCCTTCTGTCAAGTCCTGTTTTGAATTAATTGCATTCATCATAGCAGCAATCTTGGCATCCAATTCATAACACAAATTTTGAAGCTGATTCTCAGAGAAGTGATTGATCATAGTCTTATATTCTGATATAGGAAATTTCTCgccaaaatttttcttcttacttGCAAAACTATCATAGTAAGCTTTTTTGCTATCACCTTTAACAGGCTGCTGCTTGAATCTGTTGATGATTTGTGTAGCTTCCTCATCATTATCAGGCCAAATCTGAGCCTTTGGTATACCTAGTTCAAAGATGATGACCAAAATCTTAATGTCACAAAGAATTGATAACTCCTTAGCCTTCTTTAACAAATTAttccttcttttttcaaaaaccCTCTTCCGAGCTTTCTCATTCTCTATTACTTTCATCTCCATCTTACGTTTGCCCATCTGTTCTGATCATatgataaattataaattataaatacatatatatataaagtaaaataattgtaaagaaaaaaattacatataaactcataataatattgaaaTGAAATCAAAAGGAAAGAGAGTGTAAAATCATTGGAATTAAGAATATGAAAACAGTTAAACTCTTGATCAGTCTCAAGTCCCAAGTAACATATCAACATAAAAAAGTTGATGCAAACAGCAATCTCAAAGTACATCTAGAGGCACAATAAGTCTATACATTCAtc is drawn from Theobroma cacao cultivar B97-61/B2 chromosome 4, Criollo_cocoa_genome_V2, whole genome shotgun sequence and contains these coding sequences:
- the LOC18601989 gene encoding keratin-associated protein 21-1 → MKTKSKDTNSLWKWKGNMNKKKNGKQFPVSEFLRESRQKVEENVLGPGGGAGIGCGIGVGFGLVGGIGYGGWPWNHLKLAFGVGAGCGVGLGFGFGQGIGYGFSLESLESYMLSEDS
- the LOC18601990 gene encoding MADS-box protein AGL42 is translated as MGKRKMEMKVIENEKARKRVFEKRRNNLLKKAKELSILCDIKILVIIFELGIPKAQIWPDNDEEATQIINRFKQQPVKGDSKKAYYDSFASKKKNFGEKFPISEYKTMINHFSENQLQNLCYELDAKIAAMMNAINSKQDLTEGPMPKMLAAECQGKGFLNKGRGKEVDIYQEPIPIQQDQSFEMLYHKPNFMESPMMMQNDISYPQFDGSTSSSNIPYVPLPIHHVDPSWMQPAYMSYYDPTIHRIPPGIYYPVMPSFPSLTNESG